In Brassica napus cultivar Da-Ae chromosome A3, Da-Ae, whole genome shotgun sequence, the sequence TTTGTCTtggaataaaaacaaaaaaaaaaaagttcatctTTCTAATTAGTTAGTGTTAGATTGTCAGGTATCCGtacaaatttgatatcttttagaaATCCGAACTCTTTCTGGTCAAAACTATTGTACTTTTACATGGGTAAAAAAGAAGAGAGGTTTTGTACTTCACATCttaatagatagatagatatcacACCCATTTCTTTGTCGAAAATCCCGGTGATAAAACCAGTATGAACTGATTTAGAATGCAACAACAACATTACACATGTCCTTCCCTCAACGGTTACATTCCACGGTTTTACCAGACTAGGAACAAGCCGTAGTGAAATCAGCTAAAGGTAACACGATCTGCGATACCATATTaggtataatattatatagatatatgagatgataaaattgttatttacttctttttgttttccttttctaattagtaaaatattattatttacctttttatttctattatgTGATTTGggatattaaaaaattaaaagaaatattatatatatattttaatatcaaaattatttttcaaaatgaagatttattttctttgtgtaaaacacacacataccagatacatatatatataaattaaatctatacatttttagtttttgttggtatttttttctgttatttGTAATTTgggaaaataattataaagaaataaggaaattaaaattataaacctattttgaaataattaagaaaatgaaagcaaaataaaaagattttaatattgaaaattaggtatatttttttgttcattaaagATATCtcgctaattttttttatcaaagataaTATATCTCTAATTAAACTCcctaataattaatttaaaaggtataagtAGAAAACTGACTCCTCTCGCCAATATTATAGTGATATGGCTTTTTCTTTTGACCTAGCCGTCGTGTTACAACGGGATAGAAGTAGAACGAAGAGAAGATCAAAGGACATATGCAAGAGCCAAGAACCCTCGCAGGAGATTCCTTTTGATCTCATGATTGATATTCTCACGAGACTCCCTCCTAAATCACTTATGAGGTTCAAATCTGTCTCAAAGCTCTGGTCATCCTTgatttgttccaaatatttttccaACCTTTTTCGAAAAGTTTCATCACCACGGCCGCGTCTATACATGTGGTTGGGCATCGACAACAAGAATGTATTAGTATCATCGTCCTCTTCTCCTGACTTGGACGTTAGTACTATGTTATCCTTAGTAGTTGATCAAGATTTAACAATCCCAGCGATGGAAGGCTACTCCGTCTCTCAAATTTTTCACGGTTTGATGTGCTTTACCAATGAGCAAAGTGctcaaatatataatactacCACTAGACAGCTTGTTGTCTTACCCACCATAGAAGAATCTAGCATCCTAGTTGAAAACGACAAGTCTAAGAGGACAATGTACGGTATCGGACACGATTCTGTTCATGATCAATATAAAGTGTTTTGCACAGTTTCAAAACGTGGTGAGAGAGTTGGGAACTTAGTAACATGGGTGTCAGAGCATTGGGTCTTGCTACTAGGAGGACGAGATGTATCAAGTCGATGGAGAAATATTCCAAGTAGCTGTCTACCACATCGTCCTTTAACACAGTTTAATACGGTCAATATCAATGGCCGTATGCTTTATTACCTCGCTAGGACGCATTTGTCTAAGTGTGTGCTTGTGAGTTTCGATATGATTTCTGAAGAAATCAGTGTACCCCAACTACCTGAGGATCTTGTCTTTTGGCCGCGGCTGCCTATTATGATTGACATTGTAGAATGGCATGGAAGGGTAGCTTTTTTAGACTATCCTGTTTTTGAAAACGAAGGTGATGCTTTTGAAAACGAATGTGTGATGAAGGTATGGGTTATGGAAGATGCAGAGACGAATCTGTGGTCGAGTAAGACATTAGTGTTTCATCCTTCTCAGATGCCTGTGGTCGTTAACTCGAGTTTGATGCCACGAGGTACAATTAGAGAAGGCGAGGTTATCCTTGTACCTCAAATTATAAGGTATTCTAAGCGAACTCTCAACATTAGCATCGACTCACAAGAAACAACTAGGTCCTATGTTTTTCTTTACAACATTCAAAAGAACCATATGAGAAGAGTTGGAATCACAAAATAATCAACCCGTTATGTAACAACAAATTGGGATGTTATTGGAATGGATGATGTTGAGAACTTGATGTATCTCTAAACGCTTGAGCGTTTTGGTTGTTGTTCTccttttgtttggaaacattttatctacttttgtttcaatgttttttttttttttgggtctatACAAATCTTGAGTCGATGCATTTAGCGTACATTTCACACCGTCATTGCCCATGTGCCACCTCAATTCTCCATGTCTGTTTATGCTGTTGTTCAAAACCGATTTGTACCCAGGAGGTGATCCTATCCCTTGGTGTCCAAGCACACCATGGTCACAAAGTTAAAGATAGCTAAGGGTCTGAGAGGATCTACGATATGAGCTCATGCAACTATAGCAATGCACACAAATTTGTAGACAAATATCGGCATTATATTCACGTCAAGTTTATGGTCTATTATTTTCGGTATATGATGAacaattacatattttatactTTCACAGGTGTTTTTAATTGTCACACGCTAAGTGCATCTTCTTTAATTTACCTTCAGGGTTGAAGTTGTACTTGGTTAAAGAAACATTGCGGATGatagttttgaatatttttcgtCCCTATGTTCACACCTCACAGTATACAAATCTTGGTCCATATGCTCATCACTTTCCTTGGTCCTTCCCCAAATGGGTTTAACAGACTGATTGAAATCAAATAAGGAAACTATTCAAATCAATACTGTCATGAAATGGACATAAGCAGTTTCAAAAGGGCTTTTGAGTCTACGAACCGAGAAGCTTATAGCATCGTCAAGTCCTTTGATCTTCAAGTATGAGAGGCATCTAGAAGCCCATGGACAAGCATACGAGATGTAAAGATGGTATCTTCCAGATTCAGCTGGAAACTGAGAGTTGGAATCTCTTCAAGTAGTGAACTTTGTAGCGAGAGAGAGGAAGCTGTTGTGGCTGAGGATGGTGGAGTAAGACATCAACTAAAGCTTCTATATATTATGTTTCAGCTAATACAGTTTATATACATAGATCCAAAAGTTTTAGAGAGTCAATACTGGCGACGGCTTATGTCATTGCTATGGTCACGCCCACCTGTGATCATTAGAACGATATACAATTCTTAGATTAGTTACAATACGACGTCGGTTGGTCCACTAACCGAGTCACCTGTGATCATTGCTTTTGTCACGCCCACTAACCGACCTTTGcattagaaaaacaaaacaaaataggtTCGTATCTTTCTACTTACAAAGTTGATATCTATTAGAAAACCCACTTCTTTGTGGTGAAAACTAATGTACTTTTTACATGGGTAAGAAAAAGAGAGGTTttgtacttctttttttttttttttttgctgaaattttaaattgattatcaacaaagaaaaaaattacaggCCACTAAGGTTTATACTTTCAATCATGAACACCATCAATAAAAGAAACTGGAAATAACTGGAAATAACTAGGAGGTTTTGTACTTCGCTGTCTTAGAATCTTGGTAGATAGATTCACACCCCTTTATTGGTGATCATAGTCGAAATCCAGCTCTCAGTCTTTCAAATTCACTAACAGTTGATAAAAAGCGGTATGAACTGATTTACAATGCAACAAACAACATTCGGCTAAGGTAACACGAGCTGCGGCTCCAACAATTTCTACAAGAACAGAGCTGCGGCTCGACTTTCTTCTCCACAATTAGCTATAGTATTATTAGAGATATAAGAAGATGGATGGTAAGTAGTAATAAATGGAGCACGGCACCATCATAATTTAGTATGATCTAAAGTAAATGATGATCTGCATGCATATAGAAAAAGCAGTCTAAAAGCAACCACATTACCcttgaaaaattattaaaagagaaacataaatttGGATTCAGTGACCTGGTTTCTTTTcgaaagggaaaaaaaaataatgaataatgCAACCAATGTTAATCAAACCTTGGATTGCAAGGTTAGAAAAGTATAACTCAGAGCCAACGTGGCAACACAGAGTTTTAGGCTCTAATTGATAtgactatttaaaaaatattattgactGTGCCTTCCCAAACTTAACGAGAAATAATATATGCTCTAccgaaaaaaaatgagaaagaaTGAAAAAGAAATTATTCTTTATAAATTGGGTAATTTTATAggaatgataaaaaattaaatgttcCTCATCATTTATTTCGTCACCATTCAAAATCTAATGTTTcatgtacaaaaaaatattaatataatgcttattttattattagtagtattaattatttttgtccGTAAAGCCTTCTCGCTCACCTCTAAAATCTTCATTTTATCTGTCACCAAAAttcaaaatcgaaaacttcaTTGTATCTCTAGCTCGCTCTCCCTGTTGATTTCTTCAGTTTCCTAAACAATGGAGAACAGAAAGCGCAAGGATCGTTCATATTCTTTAAGTATCAGTGGTTCAGTTTCGTTAGGTTTCACATCGTATTCCATATTCGTTTTTGTTTCGGATGATTATCAGTCGTAAGCGATATGATGTATTTTGTTTGTATCAAGCATGGATGAAGTTTGTTTTCACTTGATTGATTTTGCTTGGGGAACGAATCTGATACTCCTTTTGTTTTGCTATGTGATTGTGGCTTTGTTACCAAAAATAGATTAGGTGTTGTTTCATATGATTAGCACTTACTAGTTATGAATTTTGATATCTCTTCAAGATATTGTGAACATGCTGATACTTGACTATCACTTGTAAGCGGTGTATTTTGTTTGTATCAAATAGCTATGAAATTTGTTTTCACTTGATTTATTTAGCTTGTGAACTAGCTGATACTTGATTTCTTTTTCCTTGTCAATCTTTCTAAACAAACCTACTATGATGTATTTAGCTTAtggaacatgattttttttatctggATGAGTGCTTGTGATGAAGTTTGGAGATCGATTGATTGTGAACTTGCTTatacttttatttcttttttgacCTCTTTCAAGCATCTCTTCACAAAAAGTCAAAGCCAAAGCTCCTAAACATGGTGACAACAAGGTCATGCCTATCATGGTAATATGTGGGTCTCTAAGTCTAATCAAATTAATACTAATTTCAAAACTTTAactactaaaaataattattttctttgcaCAAAGTTTACAAAGACTTGGAATAGTGGAAACTTCTTCAACAAACACCTATAATATAtgtagtaataaaaatattaaattaatcataGAAGCTGATCTTTGAACATAAAAATCTAagttttaatcaaataaaaacaagttttacattttattctGTGAATATCTTGATATTGAAAAGTACATTTGTTTAGTAACTGGTTAGCAATAATTAAACCTGGAGGGGATAAAAAAGTTGAACCAAAGTAAACAATCTCATAAATGACAAGTTAAGAAACAATTTTAAGGTGAACAATGAACATGTAGAACAATTAGATATTAACATGAATTGCGAGGTAATATGAAGTTTCAAAATGTAGCTTTATTAGCAACATTATGGCAACAATTTAGTAATTTtagattgtatttttataactaaGTTCTAAGGAACAAATATTTAGGCAGATTATATTTTTCGTTGGGgttctctttatttatttatatataaatttgaaagcaataaaaataaacatggaACATATTAGCATCACAGAATACATTTGGGcttatatatttaaagtattttaaagactccttgattttattttgaagtaTTGAAAACTCATTTTAAGTACCATTTTACTCTGCTAACATGATTTTGTTGGTAATCCTCTGCTAACATGATATTATGAATGTCTTTTACATGtcgaaataaaatagaaatatttttgcTTTCTAAACATCATGAATTAAGTTAAGAATTAAGCTTATACATATTTTAACATATACTCTttctgttttacaaaaaaaaaaaatcattgtgacatattttactctaattaaaaaatttataaagtatACTAGTCTATCTTTATTTAATATACAATTAAGTAAAcaaacttgattttgataaaaaaatattggttattgaaaagacaaataaataaatatataaagttacattgaaaatataaaatcatttagaaAATAACTGATATTTTTTGCGAAACAACGAGAATGTGATATATGGAATATCCTATCCATACAGTGTCAATAAGTatgagaaaagaaaatttaacttcttttttcctggtttgttctttttttttcaaaagttgGATATGTCAtgtcttttttttccttcttttttgtgTGCACGATTGGTCATATGTCACAATCAGAAATTGAAGTATATGCCAATATTGGAAAAAGTGTATACTGATACAATAgtaaacacaaaaagaaaagaaaatttaactGCTCGTGTGTGTCTCTGCCACTAGTCTTCAATTTTGTCAGCGTCTTCTGAACTTAAAAAGTTGTGTCATTCAATCTACAgctcttgttctttcttttcttctccttgGTCACTGTCTGTTGTTGTTAATATCTGAAACGAAGAAATAAAGAAGAGAGACAAAAAGACATCTTTTCGTATAATCTTCATAGTTGTTAAAGATTCTTCTTTTggctattatattattatatcatatttatcaTTTCATTGCTGGTTCTTCTGATAAAAAGGGCGGTCCCTTTCTTCACCAGGTTCTTTCTGGTGTAGCCTTTATCCAATTCCATGACAGAACCAGAGTTGACAAGACACAAGTTGTTATGTAATGACTCGACTTGCTTCTTTTACTTACGTAAAGAATTCTCATCTCAGGCGAATCTTTCCCCAAGTGACTCCCGATTTCTAGGGCTCGAGTCAGTTTAGGGGAAAGTTCAAGAAGCTAAGTTGTTGTTTCCTGATTACAAAAATGTCGGAAAGGGTAGAAGCATCTGTAGCAGAAGGAGAGAACACGATTGAAGAAAGACACATTGGAGCTATGTGGGAGCTAGAGCAGAAACTTGATCAATCCATGGATGAAGAAGCTAATAAGATTAAGATTATGTACAGAGAAAAGGTAATGACTTTCTCTGTTTTACCCTGTTTTACCCTGTTTTACCCTGTTTTACCCTGTTTTACTCTGTTTTAGTTTCAAgaaagtttccatattttttaaTACGACTTTTCGACTTGTCATCAGGGCTTGTCAATGTGGATGCTACTGAGACTATCATTCCAAAGTCTAGGCATAGTTTATGGCGATTTAGGGACTTCTCCATTGTATGTGTTCTACAATACATTCCCTGATGGGATTAAAGACAGTGAAGATGTAATCGGAGCTCTTTCTTTGATCATTTACTCTCTTCTGCTTATACCTCTCATCAAGTATGTGTTTATTGTCTGCAAAGCTAATGACAATGGTCAAGGTAAGCTTTTAAAAAGCTTGATCATTGTTTTTAACCAAACCGGTTTAGTTTATACTCAATGTTTGTGTGCAGGTGGGACTTTAGCTATATACTCACTGCTTTGTAGACATGCTAAAGTGAATCTCATCCCGAATCAGCAACGCAGCGATGAGGATCTGACTACTTATAGTCGAACTTTAGTCGCTGAAGGGTCTTTTGCTGCTAAAACAAAGAAGTGGTTAGAGAGTAAAGAATCTAGAAAGAGAGCTCTTCTCTTCGTTGTTCTTCTCGGGACTTGTATGATGATCGGTGATGGTATCTTAACTCCAGCCATCTCTGGTAATTAACAACcttcttgtcttttttttttttgtactcaAGGTTGATGACAAAACAATCTTCTCATAGTTCTTTCAGCGACTGGTGGGATCAAAGTCAGTAGCCCAAAGATGAGCAGCGGTAACAAAACATTCACTGCACCTTTATGTCAGTTAGTTCCTTCTAACTTTTCtacttgttgttgttgcagaCATTGTTGTGGTTATGTCCATTGTCATTTTAGTAGGCTTGTTCAGTATGCAACACTACGGTACAGACAAAGTCGGGTGGCTCTTTGCCCCTATTGTCTTCATTTGGTTCCTCTTCATTGGAGCCACTGGCATATACAACATCTTCAAACACGACACGCGCGTTTTAAAAGCGTTTTCGCCAACATATGTATACTTGTACTTCAAAAGACGAGGTCGAGATGGTTGGATCTCCCTCGGCGGCATTCTTCTCAGCATTACAGGCACAGAGGCTCTATACGCAGACATTGCTTACTTCCCGTTACTAGCGATACAGCTCGCTTTCACCTTCTTTGTGTTTCCTTGTCTTCTTCTATCGTACTGCGGACAAGCTGCGTATCTCGTGAACAACAAGGATCATTACGATGACGCGTTCTATGCATCTATCCCAAGTTTGTTCCTAAACCTTGTTGCTTAATTTAATGTTCTCTTCGTTAGTGCTGAAActctcttttgatttttttgactACATAGGGAATGTATATTGGCCAATGTTTGTAGTTGCCACTGGAGCTGCAATCGTTGGGAGCCAAGCTGCGATATCAGGGACTTACTCGATTATCAAGCAGGCTGTGTCTCATGGATGTTTTCCTCGTGTTAAAATTGTACATACTTCCAAGAAGTTCGTTGGTCAGATCTATTGCCCTGATATTAACTGGATGCTCATGCTTGGCTGCATCGCCGTCACTGCTAGTTTCAAGAATCAGAGCCAAATCGGAAATGCATACGGTAAGATGTATGGTGATAGTGACGAAATGAAAGGGTTCTTGCTTATTATTGGAGATACTTATAGAGCAAGAATATGTATACAAAAAGACTTAAACCTATGTCAACCAGGAATAGAACTTATCTAAATCTTATGATATATATCTAAATCAGCAAATCATTGtcacaataatatttatataatatctttCGGTTTGGGATCATAGACTTTATAGTTGGATTTTAATACGTAACAGTTGGTCCGCAAAATGCACATCTTGCTTCTCGAGTTATCTCCAATACGTATCATCTGACTGTTTTGGTTATATCTTGTTGAGGTTAGGGACTGCGGTTGTGCTTGTGATGCTTGTGACCACGTTACTAATGGTACTAACCATGCTGCTCGTGTGGAGGTGCCACTGGATCCTTGTCCTTATATTCGCCTTCCTCTCGCTCGTGGTGGAGCTGTCGTACTTCTCGGCTGTGCTCTTAAAGGTCAACCAAGGAGGCTGGGTTCCGCTAATCATAGCAGCCATCTCTCTTCTAGTAATGTCGGTTTGGCAGTACGCAACAGTCAAGAAGTATGAGTTCGAAATGCACAGCAAAGTTTCCATGAGTTGGATACTCGGTCTTGGTCCTAGCCTCGGGCTTGTTCGTGTCCCAGGGGTAGGGTTAGTCTACACAGAGTTAGCGAGTGGTGTCCCTCACATCTTCTCTCATTTCATCACTAACCTGCCCGCGATTCACTCTGTGGTAGTCTTTGTCTGCGTCAAGTACCTTCCGGTCTACACTGTCCCTGAAGAAGAGAGGTTTCTTGTGAAGAGAATCGGACCGAAGAAGTTCAGAATGTTCCGCTGCGTAGCCAGGTACTGTCCTTTCTTCTTATATGTTCTTTAGACAAAGCGTTTGAAATctctataaaaaaatgttataggTATGGTTACAAAGATCTACACAGGAAAGACGATGATTTTGAAAACAAACTGTTAACTAACCTCTCCTCTTTCATCCGAATCGAAACTATGATGGAGCCAGCTTTAACCTCAAGCACCTACAGCAGCGCGTTCTCAGTCAACTATACACAAGAGTCTAGAGATGAGTTGCTCCGTAACAATAGCAACCACAACAACAGCAACATGGATATGTTCTCATCGATGGTGGACTACACTGTGTCAACCCTAGACACGATAGTTCCAGCTGATTCACCCCGTAATGCAACGAGTTTAAGTCAGAACAACACggtggaggaagaggaggaggaggaggagaggatGAGTTGGAGTTTCTAAAGACATGTAAAGAGTCAGGGGTTGTTCATATCATGGGGAACACTGTGGTGAAAGCAAGAAATGGATCATGGCTTCCTAAAAAGATTGCGATTGATTATGTATATGCGTTTCTTGATAAGATTTGTAGAGAGAATAGTGTTATCTTACATGTTCCTCATGAAACCCTTTTGAACGTTGGACAAGtcttttatatttagttttgttcttctttctatttcttttttctttttgtaaaacaaCTGCAGATGAAGGGTAATAAAGGATGCTAATTACAAAGGCTAGACCATAGAAACTGTTGTATTTTGAAATTGAGATTTCATAAAAAGCTTTTGCAAGCActgcaaataatattttcaacAATATGTTCTTGTTTCCGTAACAAATTCAAACATGAGAATCCGAACTTGAGATCAAAGCTTTGTTCTTCGATAATTTATTAGCTTCCATCAGTTGATAGTAGATTTACTACATTTTGGAAATATCACACGTTTACGATTGACAAAGAAAATGGCGGCAACAAGTGGTGATATAAAAAACATGGGAGCAAGAGAGGGTTTAGAAACTCTCTCTAGTGTCTCTCTTCCTCATCTACGAACCCTAGTATCCACCGTCATCGATTCTTCCTGGGAGGAGATGGGCTTCAGCGTCTTCGCTGTATGCTCTTCTCTGTTTCCCTTTCTCTCTTGTGTCGTTATGTCGATTGTGTTCTTGGCTCTGAATTACGGTGGTGTTGTCTACTTCGGTAGAGCTTGAGATATGCGTTAGAAGGCCTAGATCTGGTTATTGGTGGGTCAGATCTACTCGAATTTTTCTGGATTGCTAGCCCTTCTCCTTAGTTTGGTTCCTCTTGCGCATGTCTCTGTCTTCTCTTGTGCCTTCGTATATTTCTATGTTCCTCCTCTGTTGTTGGTGTGTTCGTGTTTTCTGAGGTTGTCCTGGTTCTGAAAGTTTGGTTGAGATGAGTGTCTCTTCACATATCAAGCCTGCTCTGTGCTCTTTCCTTGCCGCCTTACCCTTGTCGATGTGTTCTGTTTCTGTCAAAGGCTTCCCTTGTTTCTCTCCGGCTTTTCTGACATTGTTTCTCCTCGGCTCTTTCTTTGGATGATTCTTGGATTGTCCTTGTTTTGGGTCCTAGTTAGTGACCTAGTCAGTGTATGTGCTTCTTTCCCTTGCCGCTCTGATAGGTTCAGATTAGTGATTGCGGCCTGTGCTTCTTCTCTCGCCACCAACATCTTGATCCTCCTCAGGTTTTCACTTTTGTTGCATCACTCTACCATGTGCATTCTCCTCTAGAGCAGTTATGTTGACTGTCCAGGTACTCTCCTCATGAACAATTTGTAATGTGGGTTTGCTACTATTATTTAAACCAAAGGGATTTGAGCCATTTAGAGATTCATCGGGTCTTTGGTTGTCGGTTGCTTGGTCTCTGTGCGTTGGTAGCTTCTTCTGTCCTCTCAAGGATTGGCTTAGTACATGTGGTATGAGCGGTACCTTCAGTCTCAGTTCATGTGCGCACCTGGAGGCGGTTGGGTTTAACTCATTTTAAGCGGTTTTTGGACTTCTTTTGCTTTTGGGCTGGTCTCCTCTGTTTCGGTTATCACCCTAGAAGCTAAGAATAAGCTACCATAACTGTTGTATGTTCTGTAAACTCTTGCATTGAATATATAGAGAagtttttgcaaaaaaaaaaacaagtgctGATAAGCAGTTATCAACCAGCTAGCAAGCATGCGAGAATGGAAATGGTATATGATACTTCAGACAAGTCTAAAAGATAAAATCGAATTAAAGTTGTTGGTTCGGatctaatattttaaatcctaaacatatattaaaatatattaaataaccaaaaacatcTGAAACTACCTAAAaataatgttaatttttttttttttaacttcaaatCATGAATAATACAACCCAAAGGGTAAAGTAGTGAAACAGAGTAATAGAGACAACAAAATATAAACACTCAATCTTAAAAAAGATCTACGAGTGTATAAGGTTTGCTTCTCTAACAatttgttggtgaagccatggtCCACCCATTGCCAAATAAGATTGAAAACGCCCGTCGCGCAGCACGCTCTTAGCAATCTCCCGTGCAATACCATTTGATGATGCAGACTCAGATTCAAAGGCCACAGAAGGGAAGGACAAACAGAGTGTACTCACTCTTGACAGTATTGCCCTGAACCTTGGCCAATTTACTTGTCTCATTACGGCATTGATAAGATCATGCAGATCAGACCCAACCACTACATCCTGATAGCCGAGATCTTTCATACTTTGCAGCGCCCATTCCAAACAGCGCAACTCCGATGTTAATCTATCAGGAGAGAACGTGAATGCTTCTCGCGCATGATGAAGAACATCTCCTCTATGATCACGAATCATAAAAGCGCCCCCACTATGCAGTTTAGCGTTTCTCCAATTCGAGTGAATATTACATTTCACAGTACCTATTAATGGTGGATCCCATCGCCTGTTCTCTCCCATCAGGCCACCTATAGACTCCAGCGGTTGCTGCTCTACATTTAACTCATTCCAGATCCTAGCCTCTTCACCTGCCTGAGTAACTTGAGAAGCTAATGAGTCTTGAGAATCTGCGTACAAGACCTTATTTCGATTCTTCCAAATGCTCCAGAGAACCCATGGTATCGCTCTTCTTTGTGAGACCGGATGGGAATCCACCGACATTAGTTTGAGGTAGCTTGACAACCAACCAATCAGACTATTATCAGTTATCGATGGACCTTGTTGAAAACCCGCTAAAGACCACATCTCTTGTGCAATCTCACATTCGAAAAGAACATGTTTGATCGACTCGACTCCTTGTTTACAGAGCTTGCAGACTGTATCCACATGCATCCCACGTGTATTCAGTCTTTCAGAGACAGCTAAGGCTCCAGAAACCGCTCTCCACATAAAACTTCTAATTTTTGGAACTGTTGGGACCTTCCAAAT encodes:
- the LOC125591224 gene encoding F-box/kelch-repeat protein At4g19930-like, with protein sequence MAFSFDLAVVLQRDRSRTKRRSKDICKSQEPSQEIPFDLMIDILTRLPPKSLMRFKSVSKLWSSLICSKYFSNLFRKVSSPRPRLYMWLGIDNKNVLVSSSSSPDLDVSTMLSLVVDQDLTIPAMEGYSVSQIFHGLMCFTNEQSAQIYNTTTRQLVVLPTIEESSILVENDKSKRTMYGIGHDSVHDQYKVFCTVSKRGERVGNLVTWVSEHWVLLLGGRDVSSRWRNIPSSCLPHRPLTQFNTVNINGRMLYYLARTHLSKCVLVSFDMISEEISVPQLPEDLVFWPRLPIMIDIVEWHGRVAFLDYPVFENEGDAFENECVMKVWVMEDAETNLWSSKTLVFHPSQMPVVVNSSLMPRGTIREGEVILVPQIIRYSKRTLNISIDSQETTRSYVFLYNIQKNHMRRVGITK